Within Phycodurus eques isolate BA_2022a chromosome 7, UOR_Pequ_1.1, whole genome shotgun sequence, the genomic segment caaactgaaaaaaaggaaaacaatatttttttgtgtcgattttggacaattcccaTTTATGTTAACTTGGaacaaagaaaattaacaaacttttcttttgtttgttttttttaaccaagagCTGACTAGCGTTGTCTcaggcatatactgtacaggtatgctatcaaaacgtgttcccatagctttgctaacatgTGTACTGACTAAACAAAATGCTGACAAAAGGCATTTTGCGAATAATCTTTCTTGGAACCAACAACATCAACGGagggagtattttttttccaatatttttttggttttgcttGTCTATtttcatactagagcggctccaactacacgagacaaattccttgtgtttttgacatacttggcaataaagaggatctgattctgattcactgGTGGAGAAGTTGCCGGGATTGCACAGGTTAATCAGTCGTGGAGACTCTGGGACCCAGGAGACCAAAATATTTCTTGCGCTCTCACCGTGAAGATATCGGGGAGATGTCTCCATACAACGCGACAACCAATTCACCTGGAAgtacatccatcaatccatccattttctgagccgcttctcctcactagggtcgcgggcgtgctggagcctatcccagctatcatcgggcaggaggcggggtagaccctgaactggttgacagccaatcgcagggcacatacaaacaaacaaccattcacactcacattcaaagacgctctaaccagtcgtccactgtgtcgCTATAGAGGAtataaattattgaaataaatatatgacatattatatattatgtgcgtgtatgtgtgtgtgtgtgtatgttgtgtgtgtgtgtgtgagagagagagtgtgtgtgtgtgtgcatgagtgtgtgtgttgggtcACGGGTCCTTGATGATGAAAATGCTTTCATgtgtaaaatccaaaatattggggcaatcattttgatatttttagaAGTTTAAGTGAAATGGTAAATGGATTGCACTTCAGTGAGCATATAGAGGAGTCGCCAAAAGGTCTGCAATGAAACTGAAAATGTTCGAGTTCATATAAAATATAAGATTAGCTTTCACTGCTATGCAGTAGACTTTACaacgatctgatcggcttgatcggtatcggctgataattagcattttatgctgatcggctttaatgccaTAAtctgtcattgatcggctccgcaaaagacatttactccacgtcgccattgTGTACAGAATATTTTAacccaaaagctagtttatttttagccttgtcgcatgtcttttgtcGTAGTATTGTAactatctgaccaccaataaagttgttttttgttttgtttaaaacatgtcagcggtgtgggacaggcAACACGCCTGAGAcaagacaacacgtaatgcctagatcagactacaagacaaatttgttctttcacgattgcattaTGTCATACTaccgcaataaaatcttgtattccaataccaccgcatcccgtatTGTACGattactgggctttatcttgtcaactcaaacgcgaccggatacactcattcccatgacaacgacaacaacaatggattgcgTATTTGATAGCGTattgtattataagaacaaactgggggaaaatgtgtggtggtgttcaccggtgctcgggagaggactttcatttaaggattgcttgaggtatgttcaagtacttttaatacgatacggctagcaagcaggcaacaaaacgttatttaGCCCAGCAAGcgagtgctagcactaacggttgtacgtaaacatgccagcgttctgtcgaatcatgctctaaaatttcggtgtgtgtgaagtaatttaattacaagaaagtcatttaattgcaataaattagcccccattatttctgtcatgttgtaatgttggtttgacctgactgattagaatacatgacctgactagagaatacttttgacgatactcagtgtacagtacacaagtatatacagaaaataaacaagtcatttaaaaagacacattgcatcatcttgtgatcggatcctGATTGGCTATCGTTTTTTATCGgcgatcagccccaaaaatcctgatcgtgtaaagcctatcaAGCAGATGATACCCAGCTATGCATGCATTTAAAAGTAACTAACCCACACGATTGCTATAATCTGGAGGCGTTTCTCATTTCGATTAAACAATGGCTGTCCTGTAAATGTTTGCCTCTTAACCCTGACAAAACTAAGCTGTTGATTATTGGAACTGCTAGACACAGGCACTTGTTTAAGGACACAAAAAGTACCATTTTCCAAAGTGACTCAGAAAAATATCTCGGCGTTACATTTGACTCAACTCTTTGCTTTCAaatacacattaagaatactgTTTTATCAAAACTGCGTTTTACCATCACTGCAATATTGCTAAGATATAGCCCATCTGCTTGTGATGCACAGATTCATAGTCCATGCATTTGTTACGTCTCACCTTGACTATTGTAACGtgctgctttctggtcttcccaaaAAAACACTGATTTTGATGAGGAGAAGAAAGTTTGATCATATCAATCCGATACTGGCCAACTTGCATTGGCTCCCGGTTCACTTGAGAAGCAAGTTTAAGGTTTTGTCACTTAGTCATAAAATGCTACACTGATTAGAACCCTCCTGTCTCGCTGACCTAGTGGTACTGTGTGTTCCGTCCCAAAACCAAAACCTACAAAAgcagcacattggtattttggTGACTCCGAGAGCCAGAAATAAGTCAGCAGGATCTAGACTACTTTCTATTTGGGCTACAGTAGGCCtactctggaatgccctacTCACGGATATTAAATCTGCTACCTCAGTGGAAATGTTTTGATCTCGTTTtaagacttatttttacactttggcatttagttaaagtacatATAGGCCTGTTTTACTGACGCTTCTCCTCCCTCGTCCCCCTCCTCTCCTGCTCGGAGGCTGTTGCTGTCTGGATTCTGCACTAACCACCTGGcacaagatctgaggtggaccatTTCCCTGGGGGCCTGGATGTGGATGATTCTGTTACGATCGAccgggccaggtcctgaggcagaaccacttTCCTGAAGGCGTCTACCTGCAGCGCTTCATCTCTTTAAATTGACTCTTAATAATGGAATGCCATCTTaattaacattgtacagcaccacaCTTggcatgggtgtgtgttctggttgttgtcttccccctgtctcgcactcacctgctcctgagagcatcttccccacctgtgcttCGTTTACCcgaattaccccatgcatttaacctcgtgtctcattttttctggtcgccagttcgttgtaccttgttgtcacgtttcagcattccttgtttccacgtcaccgactgatagtaagactagaccctgttctgattattgatcttgcctttttgcctcacgtttttcagatactgttgcctttgcaggttgcctgcctgtgtaccgacctgtacccgtttattaaacctctccttttgaaattgtccatttgaattggagtcgtgcattttgggtcctgtcctttgttccgttcatgacaatactatgtgataaatgttgtcCATTCAACATTCATTGCAGCCCagtcatcctggaagggggattcccccccccccctccgcctgttcaagggctatacaaataaacttgacttgacttgagatgcagcgtgtgtgggtgggtgttggCGGCGGTGGGATAGGGGTGTTGGTTAATTACGTGGGCATTCCACCCTTACTGTCTATATCTGCTGTCAGTGGGTCACAAGCGAAGCAAGCCAAATGTCGCGCCACAGAGTGGGCTTCTGCCTCAGTGATAAGAAACGCAGGAGGATGAATTTGGACGCCTTTGCAGAGCTCTGTGCGTAAGTTTGAtgacttttgttattttgttatcATAATCATGTTAtactattatttaaaaatggatatactgtaaattaggATCACAAAGTTGTTCCACTCGGAAACGTGCCCTAATAACGGAGACAGTGAAATGTAATTAGGTGCTGATTGTAATTATTGAAAGGATATGAAAGTATTTGAATTGGAGGACTGATGAAGGTTGTTTGCCATGTAACAATAAAGCTACTCTCAAATAGAATGTGAACCAATTCGTTTTGTTCATCCAGGGATCATGGAGTGGAGGTGGTGGaggtaaatgtttttgtcttatgTACATAGAATGGTGGGGGCACAATTTCTCACCTTGAGGATTTGTGATCATGTAGGATTTGTGAATTGTCTGCATTTGTTTTCCTAGTtattgcgtgcgtgtgtgtgtgtgtgtgtgtgtgtgtgtctgtgtgtgtgtgtgtgtgtgtgtgtagatgggTAGGTTTGTCTTTCATCACATGATTTCCTAAGCAACACAAGCTGGCATTGCATTAGGTTGAGTTTACTCCAGTGCACCCATGGCCACAGGTGTCATATACACATGTCCGCAACTTTAGCAATCCATGTCACGGCCACCTGCAGCCACCTTCTTTCTGTCCATTTTCCTAGATTAGGTGTCATGAAAAAAGGCTCTTTAACTGAGGTACAAAACAGTTAGTGTAGGCATTATGAGAGTCAATGGTGTTTTCTAAtttcatttaatgttttatgtgggcgtcacggtggacaactgcctcacagttctgaggtctggggttcaatcccagcctgtgtggagtttgcatgttctccatccggtttcctcctacatcccaaaaacaagctttaattgaagagtctacattgcccgtaggtgtgaatgtgagtgcaaaggATCGTTTGTCTGATGTCCTGAggcctgagattggctggcgaccagttcagggtgtaccccacttctcacctgaagtcagctgcgataggcgccagcacacccgcgaccctagtgagcttAAAagatacggaaaatggatggattgatgtttttttgtgtgtaataaatacaatgtcctgtgacCAATGATAACCTGGTACGACGTCAGATTCAAGGCAAACGATGGATAGACCatcagatgttttgtttttcttgtgcaGCTTGATCTTACTCAGCCACTTGGGCCCCAAGGACCCTTCGATGTTATTGTACACAAGCTGTCTGATGTCATCGTCGAGGCAGAGCATGACAGCCGATCAAGGCAGCTCCTGGTCAACTTCCAGGTGGAGCTTGAAAAACCACATCACACAACATTGTTGTTTTCAATGTGAAACAAATAGGAAATCTGCAATACAGCGTCATCGGTTGTACACTTAAATATTAAGGACAGTCTtacgttttttatttatttatttgatgattGCAATAACACTAAAATCAAAAGTATTAACCTGTTATCAGAACCTTACACTCAAGGAGAAAAACATCAGCACAGATTTACACTACTATAAACACAATATCAGCCTCATACTTTTtgcaaaacaatacacacagtgATATGAAAAAGCCTTGTGTACACTTGTGCGCATTAGACACAAGTTTATCATGATGTCACTTCCTTGCAATTCCAAAGCACTGACTGTCAAATTCGCACACCCATCAGCCAATTGACAGCGATCAGGTGCGCAAACACATGATTGCTTAGTTGTAGACACACCAATAAGACTTAAGCAATATAAAAAGGCAGCAGGTGAGTTAATTTGTCCTCAATTAAAATAGAAGAAGAGATAAGGTTTAGCTTGCTGTGTTATGCACAGGGGCATAGCACCCGATTAGCGTagtgttttgacaaaaggagCCATTTTCAAAATCGTGGTTAAGcaatccccaaaaaaaactgcaattgtAGACACACAAATCAGGTTTAAGTACCACAAACATGCAGCAGGTGAGTTTTCTTGTCTTCAAACAAAACGGAGTCAGAAGAAGAGTGAGGGTGAGAGGGGGAATCCAcagaggagaaggaggaagaggaagacctGACACAGAAGGAGAACAAAGAAGAGGACCAAATTTATCAAATGAAATTCGCACAACACTTGTTGACCATGTCGTGAACCAAAGACTAAAGCTGAGGGATGCTGGAGTAGGAGTTCAGACAAATCTTAGCAGATTTACAGTGAGATCTGTCATTAGGACACTTCCCCAAGAAAacaggtagaaaaaaaaaatcaacatttaaaaataaatctgccgACAGTTACAGGAATCAGCTGCTTACAGTATTGCATGCACCATATCAGCACTTTTGATACCCCTTCTCATGACATTTTACAGTGGgttgcatgtatttttttctacataGGATTGAGCTTTGTGAACAACAAGGCGGTAGGGGGCCCATATTCACGCAAGAACAAGAGACAGAAATCATAAATACGATAAACATTGGAATTCTGTGGCAAGATCGAGTTACGCGAAGAGATAATGTCTAgtattttctatttctatttttttttctttctactgTAATTGTAACCTGTGCTGGACACGATTTTatgtttgtctgatattttcGGAGCTTACAGTGTTTTATGCATACTACTGTAGCAGCATGTAAACTGGGATCTGGTTTGGTGTGATTCTCCATGTTGACTGATGTGGGATATATGGAGaaataaagtatattttcaTCAGTCTGGAGCGTTGGCCTTGTCTAGTGTTTGGTGAATTTATGActtgtatacagtatttgcactTTCTCTCTACAGTACTCTAATCACTGGTAAGTGGAATTGCTAAAAGTGCTTTAGCAACAGCGGTGTGTAAATGATtcaaacaaaatgaagtcataTGAAAAGTGTCTCATATGGtaacaaaaacatatatatatatatatatatatatatatatacaatcccaattccaatgaagttgggacgttttgttaaacataaataaaaacagaatacaatgatttgcaaatcatgttcaacctatatttaattgaatacactacaaagacaagatatttaatgttcaaactgataaactttattgtttttagcaaataatcattaacttagaattttatggctgcaacacgttccaaaaaagctgggacagggtcatgtccttaaactgttcgactattttcctgCACAAtacagggaagctccttttctacccaatcatggcacccacctgttcccaattagcctgttcacctgtgggatcttccgaacaggtgtttgatgagcattcctcaactttctcagtcttttttgccacctgtcacagcttttttggaatgtgttgcagccataaaattctaagttcatgattatttgctaaaaacaatacagttgatcagtttgaacattaaataccctgtctttatagtgtattcaattaaatataggttgaacatgatttgtaaatcattgtattctgtttttatttatgtttaacacaacttcccaacttcatcggcattggggttgtacataaatGCGTGTACCGGTATCGTTTTTACAAGAGAGAGATCTGAGGTGTTCTGctacttgtgtgtgtggttgtgtgaaTTGCGTGTAGAGTATTGACAAAATGTGCCTTGTTTTCAAATTGGTGTTTAAGGAATTGTAAAAATAAGCTgtgtcaaacaaatataaaatactgtatgcagCACAGGTTACAAttaaagtcaaaagaaaaaaaatcaggattttctttttaaaatacagtccATAATTAGACGCCTTCCATTTTAGTTAAAGACAGGCGAGTTTACCTGCTGCATTTCTATAGTGTTTAAACCTTACTGGTGTGTCTACAATTAAGCAATGACGTGTTTGTGCACCTGCTGGCTGTGTTTAACCAAATGGCTCATCAGTGTGCTATTTTGACACTCAGTGCTTTGGAATTGCAAAGAAGTGACATCATGTTATACTGTGCTTCTGTGTCTAATGTATGTAGGCTATGCAAGTGTGTTTAGTCTTTTGCAAATCACTGCGTGTgctgttttgaaaaatgtgatAGCCTGACATTGTGCTTGTCGTGGTGCAAATCTGGGCTGATGTTTTACTCCTTGAGTGAAAGGTTTAGATAATTGTGTAATACTTTTGATTTGAATGTTTATGcactcgggggaaaaaaaacaattgtcaattTGTACAATACAGTCACACGGTTAACAATTTGTATAACTTTCTAAAGTACAGCATTGATTATGGTGGCACACAATCAGCAATTTAGCCCTTGTACTTAGTCTATTGGTCATGAAAGTGAAATGTCCTGCTCTGTTATTGTGTTCCAGAGTTATGTGTCAGCTCACAGCAGTACAGTTCTTCTGGATCCCCTGCCTGCCATGACCCAAATTCTAGACCGCTTTGCTTCTTACCGGATCATGAGCAACCTGCACAAATCACTCCGAGGTCTCATGTTGAATCATAATCATACTGCaataatacagtaaaactgcCATGTTGTCGATATGAAGACTAGTGTTCTTTTCATCTCTTATGTTTGACAGAGTGGCACATTTGCAGTCCTCCATACCTTGAGGTCCACAGTGCCAGTGACATGCCTTCCATTCAGCAGAAAGTGATGACTCAGAACCTGAGCTTCCCTCTCAGTTAGTTTGCTAACTCGCCCTGAAAAGTTCCTTCGCAACTTGAAACTGAGGGATAAGCTGCCCTACACAACAAGAAAAGGACAGGGAGAAATCGGCAGAACCACAAAACAcggacagaaaaagaaagatcGAATAAAATATAGTACTACAATGATATGGGACAAGTTTATATGCATAGATTTTGAAATAGTGTCCCTCTAATAACGTTTAAAATATGCataatggaaagaaaaaaagcattatgtAGCTCAGGGAGTTATACTCATAACTCAGTTGAGACAAGTGATGCTACTTtctgttttgctgtgcaacaacACCTAACACATCGTTCTCTCTGTTGGACAGTTTGTAAAACAAGAGTGGCACATGGTTCTCTTTCCCATGAGGTAAGCGTAATGGTTTTATTTATAGATCCTGTGGTTTTTCTTATTGCGCTTGTTTCATGGGCCGTGTGTGTAGATGTCGCTGATCTTCAGTGCGGCAAATCTGGTGGAGATCCGACCTCCGTGTGTCCTCCAGAGTTTTGTCAACCACGGAGCCGTTCTGCACAAGGTGTTTGTGGTCGGAGAAAGACACTTCTGTGTGGAGAGGCCCTCACTCAAGAACTTCCCCACTGGGCCATGTGGTCAGTCAGAATATGCAATATGCCCCTGCCAGTCTTTCATGTTTCTATCCTCAGTCTCATCCAACCCTTGGTTTTCCCTCCAGATCCTGTTCTCCTGATCTGCTTATGCTATCTCACGTTTTCTTCTTCGGTTTGTTCCCTGTGTACACTCCAGCTGTGGTTTCTTTCTCTCTGCCTGCAGACAGAAAGACCATCTTCTTCAACAGTCAGCAAGTGTCCAAACTGGAGTCAACCTCTGATCTTACTGCTGTGGGTATTGTATGGTagcctatttttttaaattaaaagctATGATTTAAAAGTCTCCTCCAGTATTGCTAACTGATAATCTAGAGGGCGCCATTGGTGAGGTGGCAATTACTGACTTTCATACAACTGGTGTAGTGTCAATTCCTGCTCCATGGGCTATTCACGATCTCCCTGTGATTGAACGGCAACCAGGCCTTCCGCCCTACTGTAAGTCCGGCGAGGTAGGCTCCAGGCCCTGCTGTGATTCTGAACAGGATGAGCTTCGTTGCAAATGAATGGATGTTAGAAGATTTCCAGTTGCTTTCAAAAGCGGGGCTGCCATCATGCGTGTGTGCAATGATTTTTGGGGTGATGACCTATCCATGTGTTTTCACTCTGTTAGTTCACATGAAATGCCGGGTACTCCTCAATTAGGAAAGCTGATTCTCAGCTTTGAAACTCATTGATAATCACTGTCTGGACTAGcgtattaaaaaatattgatatcGCAATGTATTATATGATTTTCTGTGTACAGTATCGATACATAAGTGTCAAGGATTTTCTAGGCATTGTATCGATGCGTGTGTATTTCCAACATTACACAATATTTGGGAAAATCAAGCAGCTGTCTGAAATCCATTTGGAAATGTGTCTCTCTTGCCCAAGCTGGATGAGCAAATGCCCTGCCGGCCTCCTCCCAGCACGGAGGCTGTGGCCGCCTTGGTCCGAGAGCTGCGCCTTCAGCTCGGCATGGCCCTGTTTGGTGTGGATGTCATCATCAATGCTCACACTGTACACGCTCACCGTCATTGACATCAACATCTTTCCAGGTGAAGCGAACACGATGACCTTCTCACACAAGACACAGACAGATAGTCGGAAGTGTTCTTTTCTCTTGTCAGGTTACGAAGGTGTGCCCCAGTTTTTCTCTTCTCTGCTCAGCCACATTGAGTCAGTGTTGGACGCACAAGCTTCTTCTGTTGGCTCTCCGGAGACAACTAATCACAAAGGGGCGACTTCCACTGTGGCAAGTGGGCTCTGAGACACCTCTGGGTCGGAAAAGACCATGTAAAGCatcagtcattttttaaaagcttAACCTAAcagctgaaatgactcaaactgttttttttaattgtgttgtgAAGTGATTCTTCGTCACAAGATAAACAATTGgcagaaaatgtgtttcataCTCTTTTATTGATTAATGGGTAGCAGAGAAGACAACAGGCACAAAATACAGCACTCTATTGGCcagtaatattacaaatattttgtttcaattcttccaagtttttttgtttttttaaacatcttcaCACGTATCTTTCATCTACCTTGCTGGTTGATGCAACTTACACATATGTACAAAAACAAGTTCTttaattgtgaaataaataaacatctcaTCTTTGGAATGGATGGTACTAAGATTATTCGTGCTAACTATTatttgtgttagtgtgtgtgttcaaactTCACACAAGATTGCAATGCTTGGCAGTATAGAAAAGAGAATATAGAGTTCTATATTTGCACTTTAATGAAGTATTAAAATACCTGCTATATTGGCTTACTTATTTAATATTCGTTATTGCATTCATGTGTGCTGCAGTGTACAATGCGTTATTGCAGTTAAGTGAGCCTCTTGGTAACCCTGTTAATTCTGTAACTTGTGCAATTTGACGCAGTGTCCTCTTGGGGGCGCTTTTGCCTTTTATTCCCTATGACCTTGGCGCAATGATATTTACACGAGCACAAAGAAGTCAAGACGGCAACCACtgcaaatgtgatgtaacaccaCTGAGCGATTATAAcggttattttgttttgtgttaccaaaagacaagaaaatggcTTGAGTGTCTTCCTCATCCCTGCCTCGTCCTTGGCTTGTTAAGAGTGCAAATCTGTCTGAACCTCAAGTGACACGTTGAGACCTTGTAAGCTTTAAGTACATCACGTCCCATCTACTCACACTGTGTAACTCAACACCTGACATACGGATCAGCGTACCAAATCCATTCGTGTTTTGTTAGTGTCACCCGTGTTCATCACAAACAGTCTGATTTTAACAGTACACGAGCCTAATGAAACCACCCTTATTTCTTCAAAGAATAAATGACTCACCCTTGGGTAGAAATATCGGTTATACGTAACAGTCATAACACTTAACATATAGCTATCGATTATTGCACAAAACGGATATTAATACACAGAAATTGCTTATTGAGAATCTGTTGCAACATCTGAGACAAGAAGCACTGCGTGCCCATTTTCATGACTCAGCACTCAAAGATGCTGTGCCAAGTTTCTCGTTAGAAAAGGCATTTAAATAAAAGTACTGAATGCTGAGTTCACGTCAACTATGCAAAAAGCATGAATTCAGAGAGTCGATAGGACTCCTAAACTAAAATGAGCATAGCATTGACacagatggagaaaaaaaaacagcgggaACCATTCGCAATAAACTCATTTTGCATCAAAAAAAGGGATACAGAGGCTGCTAATAGGAACAGGGGCAGCTGGATGTGTGAACGAGAATGAAACCGAGCGCTACTGTGCGCGAGGGTGTTCATCCTCTCCGCAGCTCTCTCAGCTCTGCGGCAACTTCACGTAACTGTGCTTCAATCTCCAGCAGCTCCTGCAGACGTAAAGGAGAGAAAACGTGACCTATTTTATGCAGACAACAGTGTACCTTTTCACATGACACACAGTGGAAACATTTTGCACACAGTTTTAGATAATAACATACTTGACAACTAAATGATGAGAATATACTGTACGACTGTAATATGGGGGCCAGACAAGGCTCTTTGTGTTTGAtactattattttttacttgtaTAGCATCTTAGTTGAGGGCAGTCGCCCAAACTGCCAAAATATGCTGAAATTAGTTGatcaattttgttgttttgctctCGTGGAAGGATGATCAATTTCGCGCTTTGTCCGTGAATAATTAACTTAGTATTTAGGGTCTGACGGGGGCAGAGAGGCAATACCCTAACTTCTGACTTTCATTCGTTCAGTGACCAAgcttacttattttgtagtacagtatatatatatattacagtatatatatatatatatatatatataatgaagtgaaatgccaataatctgttccagcccccaaaAACCACCGCCACGTTGTTTTAGTTACGTATTTTTAACAAAGAAAACTAGCACTGATACGATATAGTTCTACTTTCCtaataaaagaaaaggtaaataaaaaatgtttttataaagtataactGCTTGGGCAtgaccgattaatcggtcgaTATTAGCCGTTTTCAAATAGGCAAATatcagcagattttttttgttacatttcaacacattgcaacaaaagacaaagataatgacaatcaaacaaacaaacaagaaatcggtgaaagttaaacaaatacagtacaaaaggacaaagtattgtaaaacagtcaaatgttttgcctgtttgtcctgttcagcaaatggctgaaagtgcatctgcGATTGTGGTCcttctttatttttcagtttgcTCGAGCGAtggcgtatctgaagctcacaacacaaagcaaataaataaataaataaattctaccAATCAATGGCTCATAACTTGAACAATTCATAAATTCATAAGCTCATCACGGCGACTTGTCAAGGTGCCAAACATAAATTATGAGAAAACTCTTTTTACGATAACGTGACAACATATTGTTTCTTTGACATACCTCCCCAtcgtcctcttccaagccgcctTCCTCATCGTCTTCATCCTCTCTGATGTACTCGTTctcatcttcctcatcctccccATTTTGAtcgtcctcttcatcatccttaAACCTCTCCCTCTCAAACTGGCGAGTGGCCTCGTCGCTGGCTTTCTCCATCACTCTCTTCTGCTGTGGCTCCTTCACCTCCACTGCTCCTTCTTTGCTCCTCACTTCCT encodes:
- the LOC133405397 gene encoding LOW QUALITY PROTEIN: inositol-tetrakisphosphate 1-kinase-like (The sequence of the model RefSeq protein was modified relative to this genomic sequence to represent the inferred CDS: deleted 1 base in 1 codon); translated protein: MSRHRVGFCLSDKKRRRMNLDAFAELCADHGVEVVELDLTQPLGPQGPFDVIVHKLSDVIVEAEHDSRSRQLLVNFQSYVSAHSSTVLLDPLPAMTQILDRFASYRIMSNLHKSLREWHICSPPYLEVHSASDMPSIQQKVMTQNLSFPLICKTRVAHGSLSHEMSLIFSAANLVEIRPPCVLQSFVNHGAVLHKVFVVGERHFCVERPSLKNFPTGPCDRKTIFFNSQQVSKLESTSDLTALDEQMPCRPPPSTEAVAALVRELRLQLGMALFGVDVIINAHTYTLTVIDINIFPGYEGVPQFFSSLLSHIESVLDAQASSVGSPETTNHKGATSTVASGL